One region of Candidatus Woesearchaeota archaeon genomic DNA includes:
- a CDS encoding translation initiation factor IF-2 subunit beta: MDYEALLAKAREALPENINSGERFEIPKIKGHLQGNKTIISNFGQIATTTGRKVELLVKYIEKQLATKAVIKDNFVIFNTKLSASKINERVQQFVDQFVICKECGKPDTKLSKDSGIFFVRCSACGAKYSINSKL, translated from the coding sequence ATGGATTATGAAGCACTTCTTGCAAAAGCACGCGAAGCACTCCCTGAAAACATAAATTCGGGAGAACGATTCGAAATACCTAAAATAAAGGGTCATTTGCAAGGAAATAAAACCATAATAAGTAATTTTGGACAAATAGCAACAACAACAGGTAGAAAAGTAGAACTTCTCGTTAAATATATTGAAAAACAACTCGCAACAAAAGCAGTTATAAAAGACAATTTTGTTATTTTTAACACAAAACTCTCCGCTTCAAAAATTAATGAACGAGTACAACAATTTGTCGATCAATTTGTTATTTGTAAAGAATGTGGTAAACCAGATACAAAACTATCCAAAGATTCAGGAATATTCTTTGTTCGATGTAGCGCTTGTGGTGCTAAATATTCTATTAATTCTAAATTATAA
- a CDS encoding ORC1-type DNA replication protein — MAKEGLSSYFKNFLKQDSLFADKKSMQASYVPEDIAHRDEQIEQIAEILAPALKLEKPSNLFIYGKTGTGKTLSVKYTVDNITNVAKENNVAVKIIYINCKLKRVADTEYRLIAEIAREFGKHIPATGLPTDEVYKSFYAALNEEDQILILILDEIDQLVKKTGDEVIYNLTRINSELKQSQVAIIGISNDLMFANHIDPRVKSSLSEEELIFPPYNALQIQDILRNRSNVAFKKSVLDEGVIPKCAAYAAREHGDARRAIDLLRVAGELAERGKSNRIEIKHIDMAEEKIERDRIIDVVETQPKQFQATMLSIFLLLRTSKNKGVFTGDVYDVYKDLCPRFGLKPITQRRISDIVAELDMLGLINAKVISKGRHGRTREIHVGVPSQLADKVQLLLAKELGVELKDLL, encoded by the coding sequence ATTTTAAGAATTTTTTAAAGCAAGATTCATTATTTGCTGATAAAAAGTCAATGCAAGCATCTTATGTTCCTGAAGATATAGCTCATCGCGATGAACAAATAGAACAGATTGCTGAAATTTTAGCACCTGCATTAAAACTTGAAAAACCATCTAATCTGTTTATTTATGGAAAAACAGGTACAGGTAAAACACTTTCAGTAAAATATACTGTTGATAATATTACTAATGTTGCAAAAGAAAATAATGTAGCTGTAAAAATTATATATATTAATTGTAAATTAAAACGTGTTGCAGATACAGAATATCGTCTTATTGCAGAAATTGCTCGAGAATTTGGAAAACACATTCCAGCAACGGGCTTACCCACAGATGAAGTATATAAATCCTTTTATGCAGCTTTAAATGAAGAAGACCAAATTCTTATTTTAATTCTTGATGAAATTGATCAGCTTGTAAAAAAAACAGGAGATGAAGTTATTTATAATTTAACAAGAATTAATTCTGAACTTAAACAATCACAAGTTGCAATAATTGGTATTAGTAATGATTTAATGTTTGCTAATCATATTGATCCTCGAGTAAAAAGTTCATTATCTGAAGAAGAATTAATTTTTCCACCCTATAATGCACTACAAATTCAAGATATTTTAAGGAATCGATCTAATGTTGCTTTTAAAAAAAGTGTTCTTGATGAAGGGGTTATTCCTAAATGTGCAGCATATGCTGCAAGAGAACATGGTGATGCGCGTCGCGCGATCGATTTACTTCGTGTTGCAGGAGAACTTGCTGAGCGGGGAAAATCAAATCGTATAGAAATTAAACATATTGATATGGCTGAAGAAAAAATCGAGCGAGATAGAATTATTGATGTAGTTGAAACACAACCAAAACAATTTCAAGCAACGATGCTTTCCATTTTTCTTTTACTTCGTACATCTAAAAATAAAGGGGTATTTACAGGTGATGTCTATGACGTGTATAAAGATCTTTGTCCTCGATTTGGTTTAAAGCCAATTACACAACGCAGAATTTCAGATATTGTTGCAGAACTTGATATGCTTGGTTTAATTAATGCTAAAGTTATTTCTAAAGGTCGTCATGGTAGAACACGAGAAATTCACGTGGGTGTACCTTCACAATTAGCTGATAAAGTGCAATTATTGCTTGCAAAAGAGTTAGGTGTTGAACTTAAGGATTTATTATAA
- a CDS encoding DNA polymerase II large subunit, which produces MVETDIASSPRIKKYFDYLENNTQLAYAVAKKARMKHFDPEDYVEIKLAKNMAERVVGIISVVAPQIVESGVVERIMELEKKYGSQDWRVAFRIAHEIAEEKYCKFKDKKEAIEVGVRTGFAYVTVGVVSSPLEGLTSIEIKPRRDGKGEFFKINYAGPIRNAGGTAAATSVLIADYVRKKMGYAKYDPDEKEVRRCYAELEDYHQYVANLQYFPFKEETEYLLKRIPVEIAGDPSEKRELSNASLKDLPRVETNFLRSGYCLIHSSCIPLKAAKLWKQLDKWGEEMGMDDWAFMPEYLKLQKELRAKNSTTTTKEENDDTKIKPDGTFVKDIVGGRPVLGHPMQSGSFRLRYGRGRASGYSGQSIHPATMSVLNDLIATGTQLKVERPGKAAAFTPCDHLMGPIVKLHNGSVVAVKTEEEGKKITKEVKEIIYLGDVLINYGDFLDRAHPLLPPGYCEEYWIEHVKKALAEKQSNSLSDQATILGLSNDITKQLFAQPIITPISFAAAKKITQELNVPLHPAHTFFYREITRQQLKDFVGWLGHAQYLLETPKIILPLKQEFLEGKRALELLGVPHDVVEERVSIISDAANALSTTLNIRSQLDAKDVLELIDEEEHTTKTTLELITHLAPYTVKDKSGVFIGARMGRPEKAKMRKMTGSPHCLFPVGDDGGRLRSFQSALSAGKVTSTFPIYFCSHCKNKTPLSICEMCETPTKRRKINRKTKEDVDIETATKEEGDFIDYKEWSVPIKSIFDYCLKKMNTRIYPDLIKGVRGTIGRTHTPEHLLKGILRAKHNVHVNKDGTIRYDASELTLTHFKPKEIGTSVEQLKKLGYEKDIYNKELANENQILELLAQDVVLPASKSSPDDGSDIVLLNTAKFIDDELKTMYGQQAFFKANNPIDLVGHLIVGLAPHTSAGMVGRIIGFSKTQGLLAHPLYHAAMRRDCDGDESCVFLLLDAFLNFSQHYLPTSRGGTMDAPIVLTTILNPAEVDDMAFHMDIAGSYPLEFYEACEAYKNPWDVKIELIEHNLFTEKQFEGQLFTHDTTDINAGVLCSAYKLLPSMKEKIESQMDLAKKIRAVNETDVARLVIEKHFIRDTKGNLRKYSLQQFRCVGCNEKFRRPPLIGKCTSCGGKIIFTISEGSIMKYLEMSIELAEEFNVSPYLKESLYLTKKRTLDVFGKEKEKQTGLGTFM; this is translated from the coding sequence ATGGTTGAAACAGACATTGCTTCTAGCCCTCGTATTAAAAAATATTTTGACTATTTAGAGAATAATACGCAATTAGCATATGCTGTTGCAAAGAAAGCTCGAATGAAACATTTCGATCCAGAAGACTATGTAGAAATTAAACTTGCAAAAAATATGGCTGAGCGAGTAGTAGGTATTATTTCTGTTGTCGCGCCACAAATTGTTGAAAGTGGTGTTGTAGAACGCATCATGGAACTTGAAAAAAAATATGGCAGTCAAGACTGGCGAGTAGCGTTTAGAATTGCACACGAAATTGCAGAAGAAAAATATTGTAAATTTAAAGATAAAAAAGAAGCGATTGAAGTTGGCGTACGAACAGGATTTGCATATGTTACTGTGGGAGTTGTTTCAAGTCCGCTTGAAGGACTTACTTCTATTGAAATTAAACCTCGACGAGATGGAAAAGGAGAATTTTTTAAAATTAATTACGCGGGCCCAATCAGAAATGCAGGAGGTACCGCTGCTGCAACAAGCGTTCTTATTGCTGATTATGTAAGAAAAAAAATGGGTTATGCAAAATACGATCCTGATGAAAAAGAAGTCAGACGATGTTACGCAGAACTTGAAGATTATCATCAATATGTTGCAAATTTGCAATATTTTCCATTCAAAGAAGAAACAGAATATTTGCTTAAGCGAATACCTGTAGAAATTGCGGGGGATCCTAGTGAAAAACGAGAACTTTCTAATGCATCGCTTAAAGATTTGCCAAGAGTTGAAACTAATTTTTTGCGGAGCGGCTATTGTTTAATTCACTCATCTTGTATTCCTTTAAAAGCTGCGAAGCTATGGAAACAGCTTGACAAATGGGGAGAAGAAATGGGTATGGATGATTGGGCATTTATGCCTGAATACTTGAAACTCCAAAAAGAACTACGAGCAAAAAACTCAACAACTACAACAAAAGAAGAAAACGACGATACAAAAATAAAACCAGATGGTACATTTGTTAAAGACATTGTTGGAGGACGACCAGTCCTTGGACACCCTATGCAAAGCGGTAGTTTTCGATTACGCTATGGTCGAGGAAGAGCGAGTGGTTATTCTGGACAAAGCATTCACCCCGCGACTATGAGTGTTCTTAACGACCTTATTGCAACAGGAACACAACTTAAAGTGGAGCGACCAGGAAAAGCAGCAGCATTCACCCCTTGCGATCATCTCATGGGTCCTATTGTTAAACTCCATAACGGTAGCGTTGTTGCTGTAAAAACTGAAGAAGAAGGGAAAAAAATTACTAAAGAAGTAAAAGAAATTATTTATTTGGGGGATGTACTCATTAACTATGGTGATTTTTTAGACCGTGCGCATCCACTCCTGCCACCAGGATATTGCGAAGAATATTGGATAGAACATGTTAAGAAAGCATTAGCAGAAAAACAAAGTAATTCGCTTTCTGATCAAGCTACAATACTGGGGCTTTCAAACGACATTACTAAACAATTATTTGCACAACCAATCATCACACCGATATCGTTTGCAGCTGCAAAAAAAATCACTCAAGAACTTAACGTGCCATTACATCCTGCACATACATTCTTCTATAGAGAAATTACTCGACAACAACTCAAAGATTTTGTTGGGTGGCTTGGTCACGCACAATATTTGCTTGAAACACCAAAAATAATCTTGCCACTTAAACAAGAATTCTTAGAAGGTAAACGGGCACTTGAACTCTTAGGTGTGCCACACGATGTTGTTGAAGAACGCGTGAGCATAATTTCGGATGCAGCTAATGCGCTAAGTACAACCCTTAATATTCGCAGTCAACTCGATGCAAAAGATGTTTTAGAACTTATTGATGAAGAAGAACATACAACTAAAACAACGCTTGAACTCATCACACATCTTGCACCTTATACTGTTAAAGATAAATCCGGTGTTTTTATTGGCGCACGAATGGGACGACCGGAAAAAGCAAAAATGAGAAAAATGACGGGCTCACCGCATTGTTTATTTCCGGTTGGTGATGATGGAGGTCGCCTACGAAGCTTTCAGTCGGCACTTAGTGCGGGCAAAGTAACAAGCACGTTTCCCATTTACTTTTGTTCACATTGCAAAAATAAAACACCACTATCTATTTGTGAAATGTGCGAAACACCAACAAAACGACGAAAAATTAATAGAAAAACAAAGGAAGACGTCGACATAGAAACAGCAACAAAAGAAGAAGGAGATTTTATTGATTATAAAGAATGGAGCGTTCCAATTAAAAGCATATTTGACTATTGCTTAAAAAAAATGAATACGCGCATCTATCCTGATCTAATTAAAGGTGTACGAGGAACCATAGGAAGAACACACACACCAGAACATTTACTCAAAGGAATACTGCGAGCAAAACACAACGTGCACGTAAACAAAGACGGTACTATTCGATACGATGCAAGTGAACTCACCCTCACCCATTTTAAACCAAAAGAAATAGGAACTAGTGTTGAACAACTCAAAAAGCTCGGATACGAAAAAGATATTTATAACAAAGAACTTGCTAACGAAAATCAAATTCTTGAACTTCTTGCTCAAGACGTTGTGCTTCCAGCAAGTAAAAGCTCGCCTGATGATGGATCGGATATAGTGCTTTTAAACACCGCAAAATTCATTGATGATGAACTTAAAACAATGTATGGACAACAAGCATTTTTTAAAGCAAATAATCCGATTGATCTTGTCGGACATCTTATTGTGGGTCTAGCACCACACACTTCAGCAGGCATGGTTGGTCGCATCATAGGATTTAGTAAAACACAAGGATTACTTGCCCACCCACTTTATCATGCCGCTATGCGACGAGACTGCGATGGTGATGAAAGCTGTGTTTTTTTATTGTTGGATGCATTTCTTAATTTTTCACAACATTATTTACCCACAAGCAGAGGAGGAACAATGGATGCGCCAATCGTACTCACAACCATTCTTAATCCTGCAGAAGTTGACGATATGGCCTTTCATATGGATATCGCGGGAAGTTATCCACTTGAATTTTATGAAGCGTGCGAGGCATACAAAAATCCGTGGGATGTCAAAATTGAACTTATAGAACATAATCTATTTACTGAAAAACAATTTGAAGGACAATTATTTACGCATGACACAACAGATATTAATGCAGGTGTGCTTTGCTCAGCTTATAAACTTCTTCCATCCATGAAAGAAAAAATAGAAAGTCAAATGGATCTTGCTAAAAAAATACGTGCGGTGAACGAAACAGATGTTGCTCGGCTCGTCATCGAAAAACATTTTATCAGGGATACAAAGGGTAATCTGAGAAAATATTCTTTACAACAATTTCGATGCGTTGGATGTAATGAAAAATTTCGACGACCACCACTTATCGGCAAATGCACAAGCTGTGGAGGAAAAATTATTTTTACCATATCAGAAGGAAGCATCATGAAATATCTTGAAATGAGCATAGAACTTGCTGAAGAATTTAACGTTTCGCCATATCTTAAAGAATCATTGTATCTTACTAAAAAACGAACACTTGATGTGTTTGGAAAGGAAAAAGAAAAACAAACAGGACTGGGAACCTTTATGTAA
- a CDS encoding metallophosphoesterase: protein MDVKTVTNYLIDQGELIDEDISYKLEKLFSISEKEERNNQLLFFFKKYFPEIDISALGIISQKEFKNSNNSRISIIKSHEKTPGKHQVKDFVKYFTIRFKSLERMLKSRPELVGLTSINRLRGRSEKEKTSIIGMVLEKDVTKNGHVILELEDLTGTTKVLIHKDNIELLSLAKDLTLDEVIGVMGSSGKDIVFANTIVQPDVPLSKELKKSPLDNYAIFFGDFHMGSKEFLRKEFHRVLLWLNGKLGTLEQREIAKKVKYVFIVGDVIEGVGIYPSQEEDLEIDNCKGQYDVAAEYLKKIPSHIKIIICPGNHDVGRIAEPQLPIDKEYGKALWDMENVILVSNPAYVAVDVTKEFSGIDVLMYHGYSLIYYSDAIPSLRAAGGQKVADDIMIYLLKRRHLAPSHGSTLYIPDTQEDPLVIDPIPDIFVTGHIHRAQVKNYRNVTCINSSGWTEITEDQEKRGLEPQPARILALSLKSREIKVMNFSTRADATSVAELKSLKEKEVKEKAAKAAAN, encoded by the coding sequence ATGGATGTAAAAACAGTTACAAATTATCTTATTGATCAAGGAGAATTAATAGATGAAGATATATCTTATAAACTTGAAAAATTATTTAGTATATCTGAAAAAGAAGAACGAAATAATCAATTATTATTTTTTTTTAAAAAATATTTTCCCGAGATTGATATTTCTGCATTAGGTATTATTTCTCAAAAAGAATTTAAAAACTCAAATAATAGTAGAATTTCCATAATTAAATCCCACGAGAAAACACCAGGTAAACACCAAGTTAAAGATTTTGTAAAATATTTTACCATTCGTTTTAAATCTTTAGAGAGAATGCTTAAATCTCGTCCAGAATTAGTTGGTCTAACATCTATTAATAGATTAAGAGGAAGATCAGAAAAAGAAAAAACATCTATTATTGGTATGGTATTAGAAAAAGATGTAACAAAAAATGGTCATGTTATTTTAGAATTAGAAGATTTAACTGGAACAACCAAAGTATTAATTCATAAAGATAATATTGAACTTCTTTCCTTAGCAAAAGATTTAACGCTTGATGAAGTAATTGGGGTAATGGGATCTTCTGGTAAAGATATTGTTTTTGCTAATACTATAGTGCAGCCCGACGTTCCTCTAAGTAAAGAATTAAAAAAATCTCCTCTTGATAATTATGCGATTTTTTTTGGTGATTTTCATATGGGTTCAAAAGAATTTTTACGAAAAGAATTTCATAGGGTTTTGCTTTGGCTTAATGGAAAATTAGGTACGCTTGAGCAGCGAGAAATTGCAAAAAAAGTAAAATATGTTTTTATTGTTGGTGATGTTATTGAGGGCGTTGGAATTTATCCCAGTCAAGAAGAAGATTTAGAAATTGATAATTGTAAAGGACAATATGATGTTGCGGCCGAATACCTTAAAAAAATTCCTTCTCACATAAAAATAATTATTTGTCCAGGAAATCACGATGTGGGGCGAATTGCCGAACCCCAACTTCCTATTGATAAAGAATATGGTAAAGCATTATGGGATATGGAGAATGTCATTTTGGTTTCTAATCCTGCTTATGTGGCTGTTGATGTAACTAAAGAATTTTCCGGTATTGATGTGTTAATGTATCATGGTTATTCATTAATTTATTATTCAGACGCAATTCCATCACTTCGTGCCGCAGGCGGTCAAAAAGTTGCGGATGATATTATGATTTATTTACTTAAACGTCGACATCTTGCGCCATCACATGGTTCAACATTATATATTCCTGACACCCAAGAAGATCCTCTTGTTATAGACCCCATTCCAGATATTTTTGTAACAGGTCATATTCACAGGGCGCAAGTAAAAAACTATCGTAATGTGACTTGTATTAACAGTTCAGGATGGACTGAAATCACAGAAGATCAAGAAAAGCGAGGTCTTGAACCCCAGCCAGCCAGAATTTTGGCGCTTTCATTAAAATCAAGAGAAATCAAGGTGATGAATTTTAGTACTCGTGCGGACGCGACGTCTGTTGCTGAATTAAAATCCTTAAAAGAAAAAGAAGTTAAAGAAAAAGCTGCAAAGGCTGCTGCAAATTAA